The following proteins are co-located in the Fischerella sp. PCC 9605 genome:
- a CDS encoding HU family DNA-binding protein — translation MNKGELVDAVAEKASVTKKQADAVLTAALETIIEAVSSGDKVTLVGFGSFESRERKAREGRNPKTNEKMEIPATKVPAFSAGKLFREKVAPPKS, via the coding sequence ATGAACAAAGGTGAATTAGTTGATGCCGTAGCTGAAAAGGCTAGCGTAACCAAAAAACAAGCTGATGCAGTCTTAACTGCTGCTTTGGAAACGATCATTGAAGCTGTTTCTTCTGGCGATAAAGTAACGTTGGTGGGATTTGGTTCTTTTGAATCACGCGAACGCAAGGCCCGCGAAGGACGCAACCCCAAAACCAACGAAAAGATGGAAATTCCTGCAACTAAGGTTCCTGCCTTCTCTGCTGGAAAGCTGTTTAGAGAAAAAGTTGCACCCCCAAAATCTTAA
- the vapC gene encoding type II toxin-antitoxin system tRNA(fMet)-specific endonuclease VapC has product MRYLLDTNVCIRYLNGRSVAIRERLQATRVADIAVCSIVKAELFYGAMRSNHPERTLARQQQFLNLFVSLPFDDAAAIIYGHIRADLAVSGTPIGPNDLQIASIVLANSLILVTHNTGEFGRVNGLQIEDWEEAR; this is encoded by the coding sequence GTGAGGTATTTGTTAGATACCAATGTTTGCATCCGTTATCTCAATGGTAGGTCGGTGGCAATTAGGGAACGTTTGCAGGCAACAAGAGTAGCAGATATTGCTGTGTGTTCGATAGTCAAGGCAGAGTTATTTTATGGAGCGATGAGAAGCAATCATCCTGAGCGAACATTAGCCAGACAGCAACAATTTCTCAATTTGTTTGTTTCTCTGCCTTTTGATGATGCTGCTGCAATAATATACGGACATATTCGCGCTGACTTGGCTGTGAGTGGTACTCCCATTGGTCCCAATGACTTACAAATTGCATCTATTGTCTTGGCGAATAGTTTAATATTAGTAACGCATAATACAGGTGAATTTGGTCGGGTAAACGGGTTGCAGATAGAAGATTGGGAGGAAGCCCGTTAG
- a CDS encoding helix-turn-helix domain-containing protein translates to MPVICKLKELMDERGLSQLKLAQDTGLSPTTIGSLYRHQIVRRIDCDTAEVLMDYFGLKTLSELYERRTEAE, encoded by the coding sequence ATGCCTGTGATTTGCAAGTTGAAAGAATTAATGGATGAGCGAGGCTTAAGTCAGTTAAAGCTTGCTCAAGACACTGGCTTAAGTCCAACAACTATTGGTAGTCTCTACCGCCACCAAATTGTGCGCCGTATTGATTGCGATACAGCAGAAGTTTTAATGGATTACTTCGGTTTAAAAACATTGTCAGAGTTATACGAGCGTCGAACCGAAGCTGAATAA